One Pseudomonas sp. HOU2 genomic window carries:
- the hydA gene encoding dihydropyrimidinase: MSLLIRGATVVTHDESYRADVYCADGVIKAIGQNLDVPAGAEVLDGSGQYLMPGGIDPHTHMQLPFMGTVASEDFYSGTAAGLAGGTTSIIDFVIPNPQQSLMEAFHQWRGWAEKSASDYGFHVAITWWSEQVREEMAELVSHHGINSFKHFMAYKNAIMAADDTLVASFERCLELGAVPTVHAENGELVYHLQRKLMAQGITGPEAHPLSRPSQVEGEAASRAIRIAETIGTPLYLVHVSTKEALDEITYARSKGQPVYGEVLAGHLLLDDSVYQHPDWQTAAGYVMSPPFRPRGHQEALWHGLQSGNLHTTATDHCCFCAEQKAAGRDDFSKIPNGTAGIEDRMAVLWDEGVNSGRLSMQDFVALTSTHTAKIFNLYPRKGAIRVGADADLVLWDPQGTRTISAKTHHQQVDFNIFEGKTVRGVPSHTVSQGKVVWADGDLRAERGAGRYIERPAYPAVFDLLSKRAEMHKPTAVKR; encoded by the coding sequence ATGTCTCTGTTGATCCGTGGCGCCACCGTTGTTACCCATGATGAAAGTTATCGCGCCGACGTCTATTGCGCCGACGGCGTGATCAAAGCCATTGGTCAGAACCTGGATGTTCCCGCCGGTGCCGAAGTGCTCGACGGCAGCGGCCAATACCTGATGCCCGGCGGCATCGATCCGCACACCCACATGCAACTACCGTTCATGGGCACCGTGGCCAGTGAAGACTTCTACAGCGGCACCGCCGCAGGTCTGGCCGGCGGCACTACCTCGATCATCGACTTCGTGATTCCCAATCCGCAACAGTCGTTGATGGAAGCGTTTCACCAGTGGCGCGGCTGGGCCGAGAAGTCGGCATCGGACTATGGCTTTCACGTCGCGATCACCTGGTGGAGCGAGCAGGTGCGCGAGGAAATGGCCGAGCTGGTCAGCCATCACGGGATCAACAGCTTCAAGCATTTCATGGCCTACAAGAACGCGATCATGGCCGCCGACGACACGCTGGTGGCAAGCTTCGAGCGCTGCCTGGAGCTCGGCGCCGTGCCGACCGTGCACGCGGAAAACGGCGAACTGGTCTATCACCTGCAACGCAAGTTGATGGCCCAGGGCATCACCGGGCCGGAAGCGCACCCGCTGTCGCGGCCATCGCAAGTGGAAGGCGAAGCGGCGAGCCGGGCCATTCGCATTGCCGAGACCATCGGCACACCGCTGTACCTGGTGCATGTTTCGACCAAGGAAGCGCTGGACGAAATCACCTACGCCCGCAGCAAGGGTCAACCGGTTTACGGCGAGGTGCTCGCCGGACATCTGCTGCTCGACGATAGCGTCTACCAACACCCGGACTGGCAAACCGCCGCCGGTTACGTGATGAGCCCGCCGTTTCGCCCGCGCGGGCATCAGGAAGCGCTGTGGCATGGCCTGCAAAGCGGCAATCTGCACACCACCGCCACTGACCACTGCTGCTTCTGCGCCGAGCAAAAAGCCGCCGGGCGCGACGATTTCAGCAAGATCCCCAACGGCACCGCCGGCATCGAAGACCGCATGGCGGTGCTGTGGGATGAAGGGGTCAACAGCGGACGTTTGTCGATGCAGGATTTCGTTGCCCTCACTTCCACCCACACCGCGAAAATCTTCAACCTCTATCCGCGCAAAGGCGCGATCCGCGTCGGCGCCGATGCCGATCTGGTGCTGTGGGACCCGCAAGGCACCCGCACCATTTCCGCCAAGACCCACCATCAGCAGGTGGACTTCAACATCTTCGAAGGCAAGACCGTGCGCGGCGTGCCGAGCCATACCGTCAGCCAGGGCAAAGTGGTCTGGGCCGACGGTGACCTGCGCGCCGAGCGCGGGGCCGGGCGCTATATCGAACGGCCGGCGTATCCGGCGGTGTTTGATTTGCTGAGCAAGCGGGCTGAGATGCACAAGCCCACAGCGGTTAAACGCTGA
- a CDS encoding NAD(P)-dependent oxidoreductase produces MIETLNHLPHPHESAAALAGHFTDLAPPLNARQAHLEASRCLYCYDAPCVNACPSEIDIPSFIRNIHQDNVPGAAQKILSANILGGSCARVCPTEILCQQACVRNNAQECAPVLIGLLQRYAVDNAHFTEHPFQRAAATGKRIAVVGAGPAGLSCAHRSAMHGHDVVIFEAREKAGGLNEYGIAKYKLVDDYAQKELDFLLQIGGIEIRHGQKLGENLTLSELHQQFDAVFLGLGLNASKQLGLPHEDAPGLLAATDYIRELRQADDLTQLPLAERCIVLGAGNTAIDMAVQMARLGARDVNLVYRRGAADMGATGHEQDIAKANQVRLLTWAQPQEVLLDEQGHVRGMRFARTDLVDGRLQTTGETFELAADAIFKAIGQAFDSSALADPLARELKRQGERIQVDDNLRTSIPGVYAGGDCTSLDQDLTVQAVQHGKRAAEAINAQLMLNVEAA; encoded by the coding sequence GTGATCGAGACCCTGAACCATCTCCCGCATCCGCACGAAAGCGCGGCCGCCCTCGCCGGCCATTTCACTGATCTGGCGCCACCGCTCAACGCCCGGCAGGCGCATCTGGAAGCCTCGCGCTGCCTGTATTGCTACGACGCACCGTGCGTCAACGCGTGCCCCAGCGAGATCGATATTCCGTCGTTCATCCGCAACATCCATCAGGACAACGTGCCCGGTGCAGCGCAGAAAATTCTTTCGGCGAACATCCTCGGCGGCAGTTGTGCCCGGGTCTGTCCGACGGAAATCCTCTGTCAGCAAGCCTGCGTGCGCAACAACGCCCAGGAATGCGCGCCGGTGCTGATCGGCCTGCTGCAACGCTACGCCGTGGACAACGCGCACTTCACCGAGCACCCGTTCCAGCGCGCCGCCGCTACCGGCAAACGCATTGCCGTGGTCGGTGCCGGGCCGGCGGGTTTGTCCTGCGCCCACCGCAGCGCGATGCACGGGCATGACGTGGTGATTTTCGAAGCACGGGAGAAGGCTGGCGGCCTTAATGAATACGGGATCGCCAAGTACAAACTGGTCGACGACTACGCGCAGAAAGAGCTGGATTTCCTTTTGCAGATCGGTGGTATCGAAATCCGTCATGGACAGAAACTCGGCGAGAATCTGACCCTCAGCGAACTGCATCAGCAGTTCGACGCCGTGTTCCTCGGCCTCGGCCTGAATGCCAGCAAACAGCTCGGTCTGCCCCACGAAGACGCCCCCGGCCTGCTCGCCGCCACCGACTACATCCGCGAACTGCGCCAGGCCGATGACCTCACGCAACTGCCACTGGCTGAGCGCTGCATCGTCCTCGGCGCCGGCAACACCGCGATCGACATGGCCGTGCAAATGGCCCGCCTGGGAGCGCGTGACGTGAATCTGGTGTATCGCCGTGGCGCGGCGGACATGGGCGCCACCGGTCACGAACAAGACATCGCCAAGGCCAATCAGGTGCGCCTGCTGACCTGGGCACAACCGCAGGAAGTCCTGCTCGACGAGCAGGGCCATGTGCGCGGCATGCGTTTCGCCCGTACCGATCTGGTCGACGGTCGTCTGCAAACCACTGGCGAAACCTTTGAGCTGGCCGCCGACGCGATCTTCAAAGCCATCGGTCAGGCCTTCGACAGCAGCGCCCTCGCCGACCCGCTGGCCCGCGAACTCAAGCGTCAGGGCGAACGGATTCAGGTCGATGACAACCTGCGCACCAGCATTCCCGGCGTGTATGCCGGCGGCGACTGCACCAGCCTCGATCAGGACCTCACCGTGCAAGCGGTGCAGCACGGCAAACGCGCCGCCGAGGCGATCAACGCACAACTGATGCTCAACGTGGAGGCTGCGTAA
- the preA gene encoding NAD-dependent dihydropyrimidine dehydrogenase subunit PreA: protein MADLSIVFAGIKAPNPFWLASAPPTDKAYNVVRAFEAGWGGVVWKTLGEDPAAVNVSSRYSAHYGNNREVLGINNIELITDRSLEINLREITQVKKDWPDRALIVSLMVPCVEESWKHILPLVEATGADGIELNFGCPHGMPERGMGAAVGQVPEYVEQVTRWCKTYCSLPVIVKLTPNITDIRVAARAAHRGGADAVSLINTINSITSVDLEHMVALPTVGSKSTHGGYCGSAVKPIALNMVAEIARDPQTQGLPICGIGGIGSWRDAAEFMALGSGAVQVCTAAMLHGFRIVEEMKDGLSRWMDSQGYANIAEFSGRAVGNTTDWKYLDINYQVIAKIDQDACIGCGRCHIACEDTSHQAISSLKQADGTHKYEVIDDECVGCNLCQITCPVADCIEMVPMETGKPFLDWNHDPRNPYHVAV from the coding sequence ATGGCCGATCTCTCGATTGTCTTCGCCGGTATCAAAGCCCCCAATCCGTTCTGGCTGGCCTCCGCGCCGCCGACCGACAAGGCCTACAACGTGGTCCGTGCCTTCGAGGCCGGCTGGGGTGGCGTGGTCTGGAAAACCCTCGGTGAGGACCCGGCAGCGGTCAACGTCTCGTCGCGCTACTCGGCGCATTACGGCAACAACCGCGAAGTACTGGGCATCAACAACATCGAACTGATCACCGACCGCTCGCTGGAGATCAACCTGCGCGAAATCACCCAGGTGAAGAAGGACTGGCCGGATCGTGCACTGATCGTTTCGCTGATGGTGCCGTGCGTTGAGGAATCGTGGAAACACATCCTGCCGCTGGTGGAAGCCACCGGTGCCGATGGCATCGAGCTGAATTTCGGTTGCCCGCACGGCATGCCCGAGCGCGGCATGGGCGCGGCGGTCGGTCAGGTGCCGGAGTACGTCGAGCAGGTCACTCGGTGGTGCAAGACCTATTGCTCGCTACCGGTGATCGTCAAGCTGACGCCGAACATCACCGACATCCGTGTCGCCGCCCGCGCGGCCCATCGCGGTGGCGCCGATGCGGTGTCGCTGATCAACACCATCAACTCGATCACCAGCGTCGATCTGGAACACATGGTCGCCCTGCCCACCGTCGGCAGCAAAAGCACCCACGGCGGTTACTGCGGTTCGGCGGTCAAGCCGATTGCGCTGAACATGGTCGCCGAGATCGCCCGTGATCCGCAGACCCAGGGGCTGCCGATTTGCGGCATTGGCGGCATCGGCAGTTGGCGTGACGCTGCAGAGTTCATGGCGCTGGGCAGCGGCGCGGTGCAGGTGTGCACGGCGGCGATGCTCCACGGTTTCCGGATTGTCGAGGAGATGAAGGACGGGCTGTCGCGCTGGATGGACAGCCAAGGCTACGCCAACATCGCCGAGTTTTCCGGGCGCGCGGTGGGCAATACCACGGACTGGAAGTACCTGGACATCAACTATCAGGTGATCGCCAAGATCGACCAGGACGCGTGCATCGGTTGCGGGCGCTGCCACATTGCTTGCGAAGACACTTCACACCAGGCGATCAGCAGCCTGAAGCAGGCCGACGGCACGCATAAATATGAAGTGATCGATGATGAGTGCGTGGGCTGCAATCTGTGCCAGATCACCTGCCCGGTGGCGGACTGTATCGAAATGGTGCCGATGGAGACGGGCAAGCCGTTTCTGGACTGGAATCATGATCCGAGGAATCCGTATCACGTTGCCGTCTAG
- a CDS encoding TetR/AcrR family transcriptional regulator — MGNHKIEIRRSNVEKILLAAEKVFAEKGFGGTAMADIAAEVQLPRSNLHYYFSTKSELYSAVLFDLLEVWKQDALCFEMFDDPRVVLSSYIRAKMNHSRSRPHGSKVWANEIIHGAPTLGEALDVSLYDWAKMKEAKIRQWVEDKRILPVEPSSLLYMIWASTQHYADFDHQVNILNEHQPLSDMQFERAVQTVTSVILRGIGLEP; from the coding sequence ATGGGCAATCACAAGATCGAGATTCGCCGCAGTAACGTCGAGAAAATCCTGCTGGCGGCGGAAAAAGTCTTCGCCGAAAAAGGCTTCGGCGGCACCGCCATGGCCGACATCGCTGCCGAAGTGCAACTGCCGCGTTCCAACCTGCATTACTACTTTTCGACCAAGAGCGAGCTGTACAGCGCAGTGCTGTTCGACCTGCTGGAAGTGTGGAAGCAGGACGCGCTGTGCTTCGAGATGTTCGATGACCCGCGGGTGGTGCTCAGCAGCTACATCCGCGCCAAGATGAACCACTCGCGCAGCCGGCCGCACGGCTCGAAAGTCTGGGCCAACGAGATCATCCACGGCGCGCCAACGTTAGGCGAGGCGCTGGATGTCAGCCTGTACGACTGGGCGAAAATGAAGGAAGCGAAGATCCGCCAGTGGGTCGAGGACAAGCGGATTCTGCCGGTGGAGCCGTCGAGCCTGCTGTACATGATCTGGGCCTCGACCCAGCATTACGCCGACTTCGATCATCAGGTGAATATTCTGAACGAGCATCAGCCGCTGTCGGACATGCAGTTCGAGCGGGCGGTGCAGACGGTGACCAGTGTGATATTGCGCGGGATCGGGTTGGAGCCCTGA
- the copC gene encoding copper homeostasis periplasmic binding protein CopC has protein sequence MLFKNVLTTTALLASLFAASSVFAHAHLKSATPAADSTVATPADLRLTFSEGVEASFTKISLTHDGAPVAIKPLSTEGDKKTLIVTPAAPLSAGEYKVEWHAVSVDTHKSEGAYQFKVGQ, from the coding sequence ATGCTGTTCAAGAATGTCCTGACCACCACTGCCCTGCTCGCTTCGCTGTTCGCCGCATCTTCGGTTTTTGCCCACGCCCACCTGAAGAGTGCAACCCCGGCCGCCGACAGCACCGTCGCCACGCCGGCCGATCTGCGCCTGACCTTTTCTGAAGGCGTCGAAGCCAGTTTCACCAAAATCAGCCTGACCCACGACGGCGCCCCGGTCGCGATCAAACCTTTGAGCACCGAAGGCGACAAGAAAACCCTGATCGTCACCCCGGCCGCACCTCTGAGTGCCGGTGAGTACAAGGTCGAATGGCACGCAGTGTCAGTTGACACACACAAGAGCGAAGGCGCCTACCAGTTCAAGGTTGGCCAGTAA
- the copD gene encoding copper homeostasis membrane protein CopD — protein MSEALVLCRFVHFSAVLMLFGAWLFRPLLLKTPVPALDRHLAGLARWLTAIALVSGITWALLITASMAGSAAAAFDPDTIGVVLGNTFFGQVWRWHLLINALLLALLFTPWRSNLALRLGLSALLLATLAPVGHGAMLDGLSGQLLILNQIVHLTCVAAWLGGLLLLVLILRQPSEAMSRILQRFSGVGYAIVGGLLITGLINVRVLTGQWWPTPLFSGFALILLVKALLVLGMLGLALFNRLRIDDCQQRMGALKRSVVLEWLLGMGAVAAVSLLGTLPPMIAA, from the coding sequence ATGAGTGAAGCGCTGGTGCTGTGCCGCTTTGTGCATTTCAGCGCGGTGTTGATGCTGTTCGGGGCCTGGCTGTTTCGGCCGTTATTGCTCAAGACGCCGGTGCCGGCGCTGGATCGGCATCTGGCAGGACTGGCGCGCTGGCTGACGGCGATTGCCTTGGTCAGCGGCATTACCTGGGCGCTGTTGATCACTGCAAGCATGGCCGGTTCGGCGGCGGCAGCGTTCGATCCGGACACGATTGGCGTGGTGCTGGGCAATACGTTTTTCGGTCAGGTCTGGCGTTGGCATCTGCTGATCAACGCGCTGTTGCTGGCGTTGCTGTTCACCCCGTGGCGCTCGAACCTGGCGTTGCGCCTGGGCCTGAGTGCGCTGCTCCTGGCGACCCTGGCGCCGGTGGGTCACGGCGCGATGCTCGATGGGCTCAGCGGGCAACTGCTGATTCTCAATCAGATCGTACATCTGACATGCGTGGCGGCGTGGCTCGGCGGGCTGTTGCTGCTGGTGTTGATCCTGCGTCAACCGAGTGAAGCGATGAGCCGGATCCTGCAACGCTTCAGCGGTGTCGGTTATGCGATCGTTGGCGGGCTGCTGATCACCGGGTTGATCAATGTGCGCGTATTGACCGGGCAATGGTGGCCGACGCCGCTGTTCAGCGGGTTTGCGTTGATCCTGCTGGTCAAGGCGTTGCTGGTGCTGGGGATGCTTGGCTTGGCGCTGTTCAACCGCTTGCGGATTGATGATTGCCAGCAGCGCATGGGCGCGCTCAAGCGCAGTGTGGTGCTGGAGTGGTTATTGGGGATGGGCGCTGTGGCGGCCGTTTCCCTGCTCGGTACCCTGCCGCCGATGATTGCTGCCTGA
- a CDS encoding HlyD family secretion protein: MTEPTTTTTNAIAATPEGVAPPSSPNTEPRSLRVRIISSLGFAAIAIVGVLIVLYAWQLPPFSSAVETTENALVRGQVTIIGPQLSGYVFEVPVQDFQYVKAGDLLVRLDDRIYQQRLDQSLAQLAVQKAALANVVQQRNSAEATIKLRQAVVADSEAQLRKSEADLRRNKELVSDGSVSKREMDVALAANAQSIAAVAQAKANLEIARQDLQTVIVNRGSLEAAVASAEAAVQLARIDLSNTRIVAPRDGQLGQIGVRLGAYVNSGAQLMALVPNQKWVIANMKETQMDNVRVGQPVRFTVDALNHRKFTGHVQHISPGTGSEFALLQADNATGNFVKIAQRVPVRITIDEGQQEEERLRPGMSVVVSIDTAAGDTQPH; encoded by the coding sequence ATGACCGAACCGACCACCACAACCACCAATGCCATCGCCGCCACCCCGGAAGGCGTGGCACCGCCGTCCTCGCCGAACACCGAGCCGCGCTCGTTGCGGGTGCGGATCATCTCGTCACTGGGCTTTGCCGCGATTGCCATCGTCGGCGTGCTGATCGTGCTCTACGCCTGGCAGTTGCCGCCGTTCAGCAGTGCGGTCGAAACCACTGAAAACGCCCTGGTGCGCGGTCAGGTGACGATCATCGGCCCGCAGCTCAGCGGTTACGTGTTCGAAGTGCCGGTGCAGGACTTCCAGTACGTGAAGGCCGGCGACCTGCTGGTGCGACTGGATGACCGGATTTATCAGCAGCGCCTCGATCAGTCGCTGGCACAACTGGCGGTGCAGAAGGCTGCGCTGGCCAACGTGGTGCAGCAACGCAACAGCGCCGAGGCAACGATCAAGTTGCGTCAGGCCGTGGTGGCCGACAGCGAAGCGCAGTTGCGCAAAAGCGAGGCGGATCTGCGGCGTAACAAGGAGCTGGTAAGTGACGGCTCGGTGTCGAAGCGCGAGATGGACGTAGCGCTCGCGGCCAATGCACAGAGCATTGCAGCAGTGGCGCAGGCCAAGGCCAATCTGGAAATCGCCCGGCAGGATCTGCAAACGGTGATCGTCAATCGCGGTTCGCTGGAAGCCGCGGTGGCCAGCGCGGAAGCGGCGGTGCAACTGGCGCGGATCGACTTGTCGAACACCCGCATCGTCGCCCCGCGTGACGGCCAGCTCGGGCAGATCGGCGTGCGCCTGGGCGCCTACGTCAACTCCGGGGCACAGTTGATGGCGCTGGTGCCGAACCAGAAATGGGTGATCGCCAACATGAAGGAAACCCAGATGGACAACGTGCGGGTCGGGCAACCGGTGCGCTTCACTGTCGATGCGCTGAACCACCGCAAATTCACCGGACACGTGCAGCACATCTCGCCGGGCACCGGCTCGGAATTCGCCCTGTTGCAGGCCGACAACGCCACCGGCAACTTCGTGAAAATCGCCCAGCGCGTGCCGGTGCGGATCACCATTGATGAAGGGCAGCAGGAAGAGGAACGCTTGCGCCCGGGGATGTCGGTGGTGGTCAGCATCGACACCGCAGCGGGTGACACACAACCGCATTGA
- a CDS encoding MFS transporter has product MDRYAPRNWQPHEKPSLPGSPSTPLHSNRKRLAYALVGLLVAVTGGLGNSLVVANLPYLQGALGATTAEMAWLPAAYVMTNVSMNLLLVKFRQQFGLRAFTEVFLVLYALVTFGHLFVNDLNSAIAVRAAHGMVGAALSSLGLYYMIQAFPAKWRLKALVLGLGASQLALPLARLFSEDLLQIAEWRGLYLFELGMALLSLGCVLMLKLPPGDRFKTFEPLDFLTFAILASGVALLCAVLSLGRIDWWLEANWIGYALAASIALILAGLAIEHNRSNPMLMTRWLGSGTMIRLALAVTLIRMVTSEQSTGAVGFMQNLNMGYEQLHSLYVVMLIGSVAGLATSALTIDPKHLLMPLIISLALMATGSVMDSFSNNLTRPQNLYFSQFLLAFGSTFFLGPTMVFGTRNVLTNPRNLVSFSVLFGICNNLGGLLGAALLGTFQIVREKFHSSHLVEHLALSDPLVAARVQSGGSAYGSLLADPSLRNLAGIRSLSNAATREANVLAYNDVFMLIAVIAVLTMIWLSIRALWLMSTTKAVDPAPSVPPSGASHS; this is encoded by the coding sequence ATGGATCGATACGCCCCGCGCAACTGGCAGCCGCACGAGAAGCCCAGTCTGCCCGGTTCCCCCTCGACGCCGCTGCACTCCAACCGCAAGCGGCTGGCCTATGCGCTGGTCGGGCTGCTGGTGGCGGTGACCGGCGGTCTGGGTAACTCGCTGGTGGTCGCCAACCTGCCTTATCTGCAAGGCGCGCTCGGCGCGACCACGGCGGAGATGGCTTGGCTGCCGGCCGCCTACGTGATGACCAACGTGTCGATGAACTTGCTGCTGGTGAAGTTTCGCCAGCAGTTCGGCCTGCGCGCCTTCACCGAGGTGTTTCTGGTGCTGTATGCGCTGGTGACCTTCGGTCATCTGTTCGTCAACGACCTGAACTCGGCCATCGCGGTGCGGGCGGCGCACGGCATGGTGGGCGCGGCGCTGAGTTCGTTGGGCCTGTATTACATGATCCAGGCATTTCCGGCCAAGTGGCGGTTGAAGGCGCTGGTGCTGGGTCTGGGCGCCTCGCAACTGGCCCTGCCGCTGGCGCGACTGTTTTCCGAAGACTTGCTGCAGATTGCCGAATGGCGCGGTTTGTACCTGTTCGAACTGGGCATGGCCTTGCTGTCGCTGGGCTGCGTTTTGATGCTCAAGTTGCCGCCCGGTGACCGTTTCAAAACCTTCGAACCGCTGGACTTTCTCACCTTCGCCATCCTCGCCAGCGGCGTGGCGCTGCTCTGCGCGGTGTTGTCGCTGGGGCGCATCGACTGGTGGCTGGAGGCGAACTGGATCGGCTATGCGCTGGCCGCCTCGATTGCGTTGATCCTCGCCGGCCTGGCGATCGAGCACAATCGCAGCAACCCGATGCTGATGACCCGTTGGCTCGGCAGCGGCACGATGATCCGTCTGGCGCTGGCGGTGACCCTGATCCGCATGGTCACTTCGGAGCAATCCACAGGCGCCGTCGGTTTCATGCAGAACCTCAACATGGGCTACGAGCAGCTGCACAGCCTGTACGTGGTGATGCTGATCGGCAGCGTCGCCGGGCTGGCAACCAGCGCCCTGACCATCGATCCCAAGCACCTGCTGATGCCGCTGATCATCTCGCTGGCGCTGATGGCCACCGGTTCCGTGATGGACAGTTTTTCCAACAACCTGACCCGCCCGCAAAACCTGTATTTCAGCCAGTTTCTGCTGGCCTTCGGCAGCACGTTTTTCCTCGGCCCGACCATGGTGTTCGGCACCCGCAACGTGCTGACCAACCCACGCAATCTGGTGAGTTTTTCGGTGTTGTTCGGGATCTGCAACAACCTCGGCGGCTTGCTCGGCGCGGCGTTGTTGGGCACTTTCCAGATCGTGCGCGAGAAATTTCATTCCAGTCATCTGGTCGAACACCTTGCGCTGTCCGATCCGTTGGTGGCTGCCCGTGTGCAGAGCGGCGGGTCGGCTTACGGATCCTTGCTGGCCGATCCGAGCCTGCGCAATCTGGCCGGGATTCGCAGCCTGTCCAACGCGGCGACTCGCGAAGCCAACGTGCTGGCCTATAACGATGTATTCATGCTGATCGCCGTGATTGCGGTGCTGACCATGATCTGGCTGTCCATTCGTGCGCTGTGGCTGATGAGTACCACCAAAGCCGTCGACCCAGCGCCTTCCGTACCTCCTAGCGGTGCCTCCCATTCATGA
- a CDS encoding sulfite exporter TauE/SafE family protein has translation MLLASLFGVVMGLILGLTGAGGGILAVPALVLGLGWSMTQAAPVALFAVGSAAAVGAIDGLRHGLVRYRAALLIAALGAVFSPLGIYFAHQLPEKILMILFSLLMVMVAWRMLRRERAQTGPSDHGHASWGQKNCMLNEETGRFDWTAKCTATLAALGAVTGVVSGLLGVGGGFLIVPAFKQLTDVQMRGIVATSLMVISLISAIGVIGAFHAGVRIDSLGAAFIVASIVGMIIGRKLCARVPARALQVGFASVCLVVAAYMLLRA, from the coding sequence ATGTTGCTGGCAAGTCTGTTTGGCGTAGTGATGGGGTTGATTCTCGGGTTGACCGGCGCGGGCGGCGGGATTCTCGCGGTGCCGGCGCTGGTGCTGGGCCTCGGCTGGAGCATGACCCAGGCCGCACCGGTGGCGTTGTTCGCCGTCGGCAGTGCGGCGGCAGTCGGTGCCATCGACGGTTTGCGTCATGGCCTGGTGCGCTATCGCGCGGCGCTGTTGATTGCGGCTCTCGGTGCGGTGTTTTCGCCGCTGGGCATCTATTTTGCGCATCAGTTGCCGGAGAAGATCCTGATGATCCTCTTCAGCCTGCTGATGGTCATGGTGGCCTGGCGCATGTTGCGCCGTGAGCGTGCGCAAACGGGACCGAGCGATCACGGCCACGCGAGTTGGGGGCAGAAGAACTGCATGCTTAATGAAGAGACCGGGCGTTTCGACTGGACCGCCAAATGCACCGCGACCCTGGCGGCGCTGGGTGCGGTGACCGGCGTGGTTTCGGGCTTGCTCGGTGTCGGCGGTGGCTTCCTCATCGTCCCGGCGTTCAAGCAACTGACCGATGTGCAGATGCGCGGCATCGTTGCGACGTCGTTGATGGTCATCAGCCTGATTTCGGCGATTGGCGTGATCGGCGCGTTCCATGCCGGGGTGCGCATCGACAGCCTTGGCGCGGCGTTTATCGTCGCTAGCATCGTCGGCATGATCATCGGCCGCAAATTATGCGCGCGGGTGCCGGCGCGGGCGTTGCAGGTGGGGTTTGCCAGCGTATGTCTGGTGGTCGCGGCTTACATGTTGCTGCGCGCCTGA
- a CDS encoding FAD/NAD(P)-binding oxidoreductase, translating to MNDQHWGPSISADIVVIGGGSAGIGFVASLLKRDPTLNITVIEPSAQHYYQPAWTLVGGGTFDVKDTARPMNKVMPRQATWIQAAVTAIDPDTRQLTLNDQRTVTYQNLIVCPGLRLAWEKIEGLQESLGQHGVTSNYSYQHAQYTWDQVQKLRGGKALFTQPAMPIKCAGAPQKALYLSCDHWRKSGVLNNINVEFNLAGAALFGVATFVPPLMKYIEKYNAHLAFNSNLVKVDGPAKTAWFEVKDADGNVTTQAKNFDLLHVVPPQVAPDFIAQSPLADAAGWCEVNPHSLQHLRYPEVFGLGDICGTSNAKTAAAVRKQVVVVAENLLALRKQQPLPLKYDGYGSCPLTVEKGKVILAEFGYGGKLLPTFALDATVPRRSAWFLKATLLPWFYWNGMLKGREWLTGLSKVD from the coding sequence ATGAACGATCAACACTGGGGCCCATCCATCAGTGCAGACATCGTGGTCATCGGCGGCGGCAGCGCCGGCATCGGCTTCGTCGCCAGTCTGCTCAAGCGTGATCCCACGCTGAACATCACCGTGATCGAGCCGAGCGCCCAGCATTACTACCAACCGGCGTGGACGCTGGTCGGCGGTGGCACCTTCGACGTCAAGGACACCGCAAGGCCGATGAACAAGGTGATGCCGCGTCAGGCCACCTGGATTCAGGCGGCAGTCACCGCGATTGATCCCGACACGCGTCAACTCACCCTCAACGATCAACGCACCGTCACTTACCAGAACCTGATCGTCTGCCCCGGCCTGCGGCTGGCCTGGGAGAAGATCGAAGGCCTGCAGGAAAGCCTCGGCCAGCACGGCGTGACCTCCAACTACAGCTATCAGCATGCGCAGTACACCTGGGATCAGGTGCAGAAACTGCGCGGCGGCAAGGCGCTGTTCACCCAGCCGGCGATGCCGATCAAATGCGCCGGGGCGCCGCAGAAGGCGTTGTACCTGTCGTGCGACCACTGGCGCAAATCCGGCGTGCTGAACAACATCAACGTCGAATTCAATCTGGCCGGCGCGGCGCTGTTCGGCGTGGCGACGTTCGTCCCGCCGCTGATGAAGTACATCGAGAAATACAACGCGCACCTGGCCTTCAACAGCAATCTGGTCAAGGTCGACGGCCCGGCGAAAACCGCGTGGTTCGAGGTCAAGGACGCTGACGGCAACGTCACCACGCAGGCAAAAAATTTCGATCTGCTGCACGTGGTGCCGCCGCAAGTCGCGCCGGATTTCATCGCCCAAAGCCCGCTGGCCGACGCCGCCGGCTGGTGCGAAGTCAATCCGCACAGCCTGCAGCATCTGCGTTACCCCGAGGTGTTCGGCCTCGGTGATATCTGCGGCACCAGCAATGCGAAAACCGCTGCCGCCGTGCGCAAGCAGGTTGTGGTGGTCGCGGAAAACCTGCTGGCCCTGCGCAAGCAGCAGCCGTTGCCACTGAAATACGACGGCTACGGTTCGTGCCCGCTGACGGTGGAGAAGGGCAAGGTGATCCTCGCCGAGTTCGGCTACGGCGGGAAGTTGCTGCCGACCTTCGCCCTCGATGCGACCGTGCCGCGCCGCTCGGCATGGTTCCTCAAGGCGACGCTGCTGCCGTGGTTCTACTGGAACGGCATGCTCAAGGGCCGCGAGTGGCTGACCGGTTTGTCCAAAGTCGACTGA